The Toxorhynchites rutilus septentrionalis strain SRP chromosome 3, ASM2978413v1, whole genome shotgun sequence genome includes a region encoding these proteins:
- the LOC129773164 gene encoding THO complex subunit 4-like: MADKIEMSLDDTINSQHSNSGFGNNRTNGRTGRGRHHSADSRLPHPRRNIDRSGVLKGGIRGGIQRPRYQSQNTRFIAAEMRAFESTKLRITNLESSVSEWDIKELFLEFGPIKSAVIHYDRSGVFRGTADVEYERRDDAIRAMKQYNGVPLNGRPMSVELAISDTSAFLFHSSATQTRPYDDKRRSIPPKRRRDGGFTRGSKSNYRNDYGSRRGQTNRYNGKRGSKPGPHKRTAKTAEELDAELEAYKATNGRKTGTKTTKPGTKTAEELDAELEAYRNEAGKHNEAGKQIE; encoded by the coding sequence ATGGCAGACAAAATCGAGATGAGTTTAGATGATACCATCAATTCACAACATAGCAATAGTGGATTTGGAAACAATCGTACAAATGGTAGAACAGGGAGGGGACGCCACCATAGTGCCGACAGCAGACTACCACATCCCCGCAGGAATATTGACAGGAGCGGTGTCCTCAAGGGGGGAATACGTGGAGGAATTCAACGCCCAAGATATCAGTCCCAGAACACCAGATTTATTGCCGCCGAAATGCGTGCATTCGAAAGCACTAAACTGAGGATAACCAACCTAGAGTCCAGCGTGTCGGAGTGGGATATCAAGGAACTTTTCCTAGAGTTTGGACCAATCAAGAGCGCTGTGATACATTACGACCGGTCGGGAGTGTTCCGTGGGACGGCCGACGTGGAGTACGAACGACGTGATGACGCTATCCGAGCAATGAAACAGTACAACGGAGTGCCCTTGAATGGACGACCAATGAGCGTAGAGCTAGCAATTTCGGACACATCGGCATTCCTGTTCCATAGTAGTGCTACTCAGACACGACCATACGACGATAAGCGACGAAGCATTCCACCGAAACGCCGCAGAGATGGAGGATTCACTCGGGGTAGCAAATCGAACTATCGTAATGACTATGGGTCACGAAGGGGTCAGACCAATCGATATAACGGCAAAAGAGGAAGCAAACCAGGTCCGCATAAACGCACAGCCAAGACTGCCGAAGAATTGGACGCGGAATTGGAGGCATACAAAGCTACCAACGGAAGAAAGACTGGAACAAAAACGACGAAACCTGGCACGAAAACAGCAGAAGAACTGGATGCCGAGTTGGAGGCATACAGAAATGAAGCAGGCAAACATAATGAAGCTGGGAAGCAAAtagaataa